One window of the Kwoniella dejecticola CBS 10117 chromosome 3, complete sequence genome contains the following:
- a CDS encoding 1-pyrroline-5-carboxylate dehydrogenase, whose translation MSSQLASFRVPVIDNEPMRNYAVGSEERKGLQAAVDKMLKAAPFEVPCIINGKEVKTGDIQSQPMPHDHANPLCTYHAATAEVVNQAIEGALAAKQTWEELPWADKAAIFLKAADLIAGKYRYEIMAATMLGQGKNAWQAEIDAAAELCDFLRFSVKYVEELYTQQPPRNSNGVWNRVEFRPLEGFVLAVTPFNFTAIGGNLVGAPAIVGNTVVWKPSPMATYSNYIVHKIFIEAGLPPSVIQFVPGNPPEVVKQCIDHKAFAGLHFTGSTQIFRKLWKDISNNLDIYRGYPRIVGETGGKNFHLYHQSAEIKSGVHQAIRAAFEYSGQKCSALSRCYVPASMWNNGFKDLLVSETNKITIGPCTEWNHFTGPVIGKPAFEKITGIIAQAKKDGGEIIAGGSSDSSKGYFIQPTVILTKDPKSVSMTQEIFGPVLTVYVYEDSEYDNMPKLIQDTTEYALTGAIFAQERAALQSAAHKLRNAAGNFYINDKCTGAVVGQQPFGGAAASGTNDKSGSMAIFSRFVSMRSIKENFINPQDHLYPSNFV comes from the exons ATGTCCTCTCAATTAGCTTCTTTCCGAGTCCCAGTCATTGACAATGAGCCAATG CGAAACTATGCTGTCGGTTCTGAAGAGCGAAAAGGTCTTCAAGCGGCCGTAGACAAAATGCTCAAGGCTGCTCCGTTCGAAGTCCCATGTATCATCAACGgtaaagag GTCAAAACCGGTGATATCCAATCCCAACCCATGCCTCACGACCACGCCAACCCCTTGTGCACATACCATGCCGCCACCGCTGAAGTTGTCAACCAAGCCATCGAGGGCGCTCTCGCCGCTAAGCAAACATGGGAAGAGCTCCCATGGGCCGACAAAGCcgccatcttcctcaaagcTGCCGATTTGATCGCTGGAAAGTACAGATACGAGATCATGGCTGCTACCATGCTCGGTCAAGGAAAGAACGCTTggcaagctgagatcgatgctgctgctgag CTTTGTGACTTCTTGAGATTCTCCGTCAAATACGTCGAGGAACTCTACACCCAGCAACCCCCTAGAAACTCTAACGGTGTCTGGAA CCGAGTTGAATTCAGACCCCTCGAAGGTTTCGTCCTTGCCGTCACCCCCTTCAACTTCACCGCTATCGGTGGAAACCTTGTCGGAGCTCCTGCTATCGTTGGAAACACTGTTGTCTGGAAACCCTCGCCAATGGCTACTTACTCCAACTACATCGTGCacaagatcttcatcgagGCCGGTCTCCCTCCCTCCGTCATCCAATTCGTTCCCGGAAACCCACCTGAGGTAGTCAAGCAATGTATCGACCACAAGGCTTTCGCCGGTCTTCACTTCACCGGTTCCACCCAGATCTTCAGAAAATTGTGGAAGGACATCTCTAACAACCTCGACATCTACCGAGGATACCCCCGAATTGTCGGTGAAACCGGTGGAAAGAACTTCCACTTGTACCACCAATCTGCCGAGATCAAGTCGGGTGTCCACCAAGCTATCCGAGCTGCTTTCGAATACTCCGGCCAAAAATGTTCAGCCCTTTCAAGATGTTACGTCCCCGCCTCTATGTGGAACAACGGGTTCAAGGACCTGTTGGTCTCTGAGACCAACAAGATCACCATTGGCCCTTGTACCGAATGGAACCACTTCACCGGTCCTGTTATCGGTAAACCCGCTTTCGAGAAGATAACCGGTATAATTGCCCAAGCCAAGAAAGACGGCGGTGAGATCATTGCTGGAGGTTCTTCCGACTCTTCTAAGGGTTACTTCATCCAACCTACTGTCATCCTCACCAAAGACCCCAAATCCGTCTCTATGACCCAAGAGATCTTCGGTCCAGTCTTGACTGTCTACGTCTACGAGGACTCCGAGTACGACAACATGCCCAAGTTGATCCAAGATACCACCGAATACGCTTTGACCGGAGCTATCTTCGCTCAAGAACGAGCTGCCCTCCAATCGGCCGCTCACAAGTTGAGAAACGCCGCCGGAAACTTCTACATCAACGACAAGTGCACGGGTGCCGTTGTCGGTCAACAACCCTTCGGTGGCGCTGCTGCTTCGGGAACAAACGATAAATCAGGTTCGATGGCTATCTTCTCTCGATTCGtctcgatgagatcgatcaaggagAACTTCATCAACCCTCAAGATCACCTTTACCCATCCAACTTCGTGTAA